ACCGCGACGTAGTAGAGCGACTTGATGCGCCCCTCGATCTTGAGGGCCGACACGCCCGTGTCCGCCAGGCGGGGGAGGAACGGCAGGGCGCAGAGGTCGCGGGAAAAGTAGATCAGCGTCCCGTCGGGCCCCTCTTCCACCGGGAACACCTCGCCCGGCCGGAGCGCCTCCTCCACCTTGTAAGACCACCGGCAGGCGTGGGCGCAGTCGCCGCGGTTCGAGTCCCGGTCCACCAGGTAATGGCTGATGAAGCAGCGCCCCGAGTAGGCCATGCAGAGCGCCCCGTGGGCGAAGACCTCGAAGGGGCGACCCGGGTGGGCCTTTACGATGCCCCGGACCGCGTCGAGGGAGAGTTCGCGGGCCAGGATGATGCGAGCGACGCCGCTGTCGAACCAGAAGGCCGCCGACACGGCGTTGAGGGTGTTGGCCTGGGTGGAGAGGTGGAGCGGGACGCCGGGGGCGTGCCGCTGCGCCAGGCGAAGCGCCGCGGGGTCGGAGACGATGAGGGCGTCCGCGCCGAGCTTCGCCGCGCAGGCCATGGTCTCCCCCATGCCGGCCAGGTCGGCGTCCCGGGGGAAGATGTTCACCGCCAGGTAGACCCGCTTTCCGGCGCCGTGGGCGGCTTCGATGAGCCGGCCGAGTTCGTCGGGGGTGAAGTTGCCCGCCTTGCGCCGCAGACTGAAGCGCTCCAGCCCGCAGTAAACCGCATCCGCGCCGAACCGGAGCGCGGCGAGGCCCTTGGCCAGGTTCCCCGCGGGGCTGACCAGCTCGGGGATGTTCATGGTACGCGCACCCGCTCGAGCCATCAGGGCTTCTCCGGGGCAACGGCGGCGGGGTCGGGGCCGTCCCCCGGCGAAGCATGGCCCGCCCCATCCGGTTCATCCGCTCCCGGGGGCGGGTCTCCTCCCCCGTCGGCGGGGACCGCGTCGACGCCCAGGAGTTCCCGGGCCAACTGGGCGAACCGG
This Acidobacteriota bacterium DNA region includes the following protein-coding sequences:
- a CDS encoding U32 family peptidase C-terminal domain-containing protein yields the protein MARAGARTMNIPELVSPAGNLAKGLAALRFGADAVYCGLERFSLRRKAGNFTPDELGRLIEAAHGAGKRVYLAVNIFPRDADLAGMGETMACAAKLGADALIVSDPAALRLAQRHAPGVPLHLSTQANTLNAVSAAFWFDSGVARIILARELSLDAVRGIVKAHPGRPFEVFAHGALCMAYSGRCFISHYLVDRDSNRGDCAHACRWSYKVEEALRPGEVFPVEEGPDGTLIYFSRDLCALPFLPRLADTGVSALKIEGRIKSLYYVAVVTSVYRRALEALRAGPDVFAERLPAMQAELDRLPNRGYTSHFYLGKPGDDAPGQPPDAREEREDYLGLIGGTIDGWTALDVKNTFGVADPLEVLKPGGGVPARLDALRDRDGNPAERVHSGARAGVRLDVIADPGDILRRRPGPS